In Treponema pectinovorum, a single genomic region encodes these proteins:
- a CDS encoding DMT family transporter: protein MTQSKTSLKGILILLLTALIWGSAFIAQSEGASHVKPFTFNSIRTLIGAFSLLPVIFLKERFTFGSKTKEAREQRRLDDKKIFVYGTFMGLALCFASNFQQFAFVDPNHSSGKIAFITAAYMFLVPIIGIFLKKRVSIVTWVCVFIGFLGLYFLCIDERGLGSITQSDILAFICAFFFAIQILLIERFAPGLDGVKLSCVQFFVSGLITFVLMFIFEKPNLTSIKSAGLSILYAGIMSSGVAYTLQVIGQQFCEATLASLIMCMESVFAVLMEAAFAVWFLAGGKILSLREIMGCSIMFFAIILSQLAQIFVQKKARNF, encoded by the coding sequence ATGACTCAATCAAAAACATCACTAAAAGGAATTTTAATACTTCTTCTTACAGCGCTAATCTGGGGCAGTGCATTTATTGCTCAAAGCGAAGGTGCCTCTCATGTGAAGCCTTTTACTTTTAATAGCATAAGAACACTAATTGGGGCTTTTTCACTCCTTCCAGTTATTTTTCTAAAAGAAAGATTTACTTTTGGTTCAAAGACAAAAGAGGCAAGGGAGCAACGCCGCTTAGACGACAAAAAAATCTTTGTGTATGGCACTTTTATGGGGCTTGCGCTTTGTTTTGCGTCTAATTTTCAGCAGTTTGCCTTTGTTGATCCAAATCATTCTTCTGGAAAAATCGCCTTTATAACTGCGGCCTATATGTTTTTGGTTCCAATAATCGGAATTTTCTTAAAAAAAAGGGTTTCTATAGTAACTTGGGTTTGCGTCTTCATAGGTTTTTTGGGGCTTTATTTTTTGTGCATAGACGAAAGAGGACTTGGTTCAATAACACAAAGCGACATACTTGCTTTTATCTGTGCATTTTTTTTCGCAATTCAAATACTCTTAATAGAACGCTTTGCTCCAGGTTTGGATGGCGTAAAATTGAGTTGTGTTCAATTTTTTGTTTCTGGCTTAATAACTTTTGTTTTAATGTTTATCTTCGAAAAGCCAAACTTAACATCTATAAAATCCGCAGGACTTTCAATTTTGTATGCTGGAATTATGAGTTCTGGAGTTGCCTATACATTGCAGGTTATAGGACAGCAATTTTGCGAAGCTACTCTTGCTTCTTTAATAATGTGCATGGAAAGCGTATTTGCGGTTTTAATGGAAGCAGCCTTTGCTGTTTGGTTTTTAGCAGGCGGAAAAATTCTTTCTTTAAGAGAAATTATGGGCTGTTCTATAATGTTCTTTGCGATAATTTTAAGTCAGCTCGCACAGATTTTTGTACAGAAAAAGGCTAGAAATTTTTGA
- a CDS encoding chromate transporter has product MEKKINILWQLFCLLFKVGLFTFGGGIAMLPILERELVEKRGWTTSNELLDWFAIGQSTPGIIAVNVSTFIGYKKAGVVGACVATFAMVLPSIIIITIIAIFINNFAELLWVQKALRGINVAVAAILTNAVYKFAKKSVKDAFGFFLLVLAFVLIFVFKIPTVCVIFGSCVPGLVILLFKEKVLNRKGKNE; this is encoded by the coding sequence ATGGAGAAAAAAATCAACATCCTTTGGCAACTTTTTTGTTTGCTTTTTAAAGTTGGGCTTTTTACCTTTGGTGGCGGAATCGCAATGCTTCCAATTCTCGAGAGGGAACTTGTAGAAAAGCGCGGGTGGACAACTTCCAACGAACTTTTGGACTGGTTTGCAATAGGTCAGTCAACTCCGGGAATCATCGCTGTAAATGTTTCTACTTTTATAGGATATAAAAAGGCAGGCGTAGTCGGTGCCTGCGTTGCGACTTTTGCGATGGTTTTGCCTTCGATAATAATAATCACTATTATCGCAATTTTTATAAACAACTTTGCAGAACTCCTGTGGGTTCAAAAAGCGCTTCGCGGAATAAACGTTGCCGTTGCTGCAATATTGACCAATGCTGTATATAAATTTGCAAAAAAATCGGTAAAAGACGCCTTTGGTTTTTTTCTTTTGGTTTTAGCTTTTGTTTTAATCTTTGTGTTTAAAATTCCTACAGTCTGTGTAATTTTTGGAAGTTGTGTTCCAGGACTTGTGATTTTACTTTTTAAAGAAAAAGTTCTAAATCGTAAAGGAAAAAATGAATAA
- a CDS encoding Gx transporter family protein yields MPLLNNEKRSLLAFLTSKALALSYKEQFFPQIFPFFKIGLSNAVILKSFDFSYSVFFALCVLKSFAACTISGTLFSPFFIVSFVQSVFSGSLMYAVNKLHLNSVFGLSALGAAFSAVVQILFCSFYMKQDLSVFLGPMLFFSLFSSVLSASVALKLKFDFSSIDDSGDSSCKKSVGSEQKSIQEKQMSKTKFYILIFCITGFSVAIFFIKNLILLTIFLAVCLCLQFFAKRKFRLLNHLFLWAFIILVPFLLNQNSAELLLDNVRRALRLSSSIALSQACTKIKFPKNSMIALTLKNFNEEV; encoded by the coding sequence ATGCCGTTACTCAATAACGAAAAAAGGTCTCTGCTTGCTTTTTTAACTTCAAAAGCATTGGCACTTTCTTATAAAGAACAATTTTTTCCACAGATTTTTCCGTTTTTTAAGATTGGACTTTCAAATGCTGTTATCTTAAAATCCTTTGATTTTTCCTATTCTGTTTTTTTTGCCCTGTGCGTTTTAAAATCTTTTGCTGCCTGCACGATAAGCGGAACTTTGTTTTCTCCTTTTTTTATTGTAAGTTTTGTGCAATCTGTTTTTTCAGGAAGCCTTATGTATGCGGTCAATAAGTTGCATCTCAATTCTGTGTTTGGGCTTTCGGCTTTGGGTGCAGCGTTTAGCGCGGTTGTTCAAATTCTTTTCTGTTCTTTTTATATGAAGCAGGATTTGTCTGTTTTTTTAGGACCAATGCTTTTTTTTAGCCTTTTTAGTTCGGTTTTAAGTGCGAGTGTTGCTTTAAAGTTAAAATTTGATTTTTCATCGATTGATGATTCTGGAGATTCTTCTTGTAAAAAATCTGTAGGAAGCGAACAAAAATCTATTCAAGAAAAGCAGATGAGTAAAACTAAATTTTACATTTTAATCTTTTGCATAACAGGTTTTTCTGTTGCAATTTTTTTTATAAAAAATCTTATACTTTTAACGATTTTTTTAGCAGTGTGCTTGTGCCTTCAATTTTTTGCAAAAAGAAAATTTCGTCTTTTGAATCATCTTTTTTTGTGGGCTTTTATAATTTTAGTTCCTTTTTTATTGAATCAAAACTCCGCTGAACTTTTATTGGATAATGTTCGCCGTGCGCTTAGGCTTTCTTCTTCTATCGCTTTGTCGCAAGCGTGCACAAAGATAAAATTTCCAAAAAATTCTATGATTGCACTCACCTTAAAAAACTTTAACGAAGAAGTGTAA
- the malQ gene encoding 4-alpha-glucanotransferase: MKLSRKSGILVHPTSLPNSYAIGTFGKAAFDFIDYLSRSKIGLWQVLPLGPTGYGDSPYQAFSAFALNPLLIDFENLVERLWATQDEVEIPPHIKKDGNIDFGSTVIWKTEVLKKIAFRIQKKGFSAAKEFEQFCKENDFWLKDYAAFMSIKSHFEDKGIWNKAWCEDLRHHEKNAIREWEKSHAEEIFCIKLTQFFAFTQWNELHEYAKLKDVEIIGDMPIFVSADSADVWANQKFFQLDENSLPKFVAGVPPDYFSPTGQLWGNPLYNWKALAQDGYSWWILRFKKMCELFDYVRIDHFRGFDSYWAVKYGQKTAEKGRWLKGPGFAFFESVKKSLGDLPLLAEDLGEINDSVRNLLKKTNFPGMKVLQFGFDTAEAQKGALINSFLPHTYTNPNSVAYTGTHDNDTTQGSLNAMSEECLCLVASYVEGREVFKEEAISMRNSGELCRKLVSLCFASTAVFAIVPLQDLYNFGSDCRMNTPGTSSQNWTWRMRSDMLYGEIAEEKSQWLRTLNMLYARCAIKTDK, encoded by the coding sequence ATGAAATTATCCAGAAAATCGGGAATTCTTGTTCATCCCACTTCTTTGCCAAATTCTTATGCAATCGGCACTTTCGGAAAAGCAGCCTTTGATTTTATTGACTATCTTTCACGCTCAAAAATTGGTCTTTGGCAGGTTTTGCCGCTGGGTCCTACGGGCTATGGTGACTCTCCTTATCAGGCATTTTCGGCCTTTGCGTTAAATCCTCTCCTTATAGATTTTGAAAATTTAGTGGAACGGCTTTGGGCAACTCAAGATGAGGTTGAGATTCCGCCACACATAAAAAAAGATGGAAATATAGATTTTGGCTCGACTGTGATTTGGAAAACCGAAGTTCTAAAAAAAATTGCCTTTCGCATTCAAAAAAAAGGATTTTCTGCTGCAAAAGAATTTGAGCAGTTCTGCAAAGAAAACGATTTTTGGCTTAAGGATTACGCTGCTTTTATGAGCATAAAATCGCATTTTGAAGACAAGGGAATTTGGAACAAGGCTTGGTGCGAAGATTTGCGCCATCACGAAAAAAATGCAATAAGGGAGTGGGAAAAATCTCATGCTGAAGAAATTTTTTGCATAAAACTCACTCAATTTTTTGCTTTTACTCAATGGAATGAACTTCACGAATATGCAAAATTGAAAGATGTAGAAATAATAGGCGATATGCCGATTTTCGTGAGTGCGGACAGCGCGGATGTTTGGGCAAATCAAAAGTTTTTTCAACTCGACGAAAATTCGCTTCCAAAATTTGTGGCTGGCGTTCCTCCAGATTATTTTAGTCCTACTGGGCAACTTTGGGGAAATCCTCTTTATAACTGGAAGGCACTCGCACAAGACGGCTATAGTTGGTGGATTTTGCGATTTAAAAAGATGTGCGAACTTTTTGACTACGTGCGGATAGATCATTTTAGAGGCTTTGACTCTTATTGGGCTGTAAAATACGGACAAAAGACCGCGGAAAAAGGACGCTGGTTAAAAGGTCCGGGCTTTGCTTTTTTTGAAAGCGTAAAAAAATCGCTTGGAGATTTACCGCTTTTGGCAGAAGACTTGGGCGAAATAAATGACAGCGTTCGCAATTTGCTTAAAAAGACGAATTTTCCAGGGATGAAAGTTTTGCAGTTTGGCTTTGATACAGCAGAAGCACAAAAAGGAGCTTTAATAAATTCATTTTTGCCGCATACATATACAAATCCAAATTCTGTTGCCTATACAGGAACTCACGATAACGACACGACTCAAGGGAGTCTTAACGCTATGAGCGAAGAATGTTTGTGCCTTGTTGCAAGTTATGTCGAAGGTCGCGAGGTTTTTAAAGAAGAAGCAATTTCAATGCGAAACAGTGGAGAGTTGTGCAGAAAACTGGTTTCGCTCTGTTTTGCTAGTACAGCGGTGTTTGCTATAGTTCCTCTTCAAGACCTTTATAATTTTGGCTCTGATTGCAGAATGAACACTCCAGGAACTAGCTCTCAAAACTGGACTTGGCGAATGAGAAGCGACATGCTCTACGGAGAAATTGCAGAAGAAAAATCTCAATGGTTAAGAACGCTGAATATGCTTTATGCGCGCTGTGCCATAAAAACGGACAAGTAA
- a CDS encoding restriction endonuclease, producing the protein MKEIPDYQTLMLPVLKCVADGNEHKIKDIIEKLAEEFSLTEDELGIMIPSGTQSVFYNRVGWARTYLKKANLINSETKGSIKITERGKQILKENPQKIDNKFLKQFDEFVEFRNKVNPKKEKIDFETEYINQTPEELIDGAFQDFQKSLAEELLEKIRKVNPSFFERLVVALLVKMGYGGSIKDAGRAVGKSGDEGIDGIIKEDKLGLDVIYIQAKRWKENNIIGRPEIQKFVGALAGQGAKKGIFITASSFSKEAQEYKPMNDTKVILIDGIELANLMIEYNLGVAPLHSYELKRIDSDYFEEE; encoded by the coding sequence TTGAAAGAGATTCCCGATTATCAAACATTAATGCTTCCTGTTTTAAAATGTGTTGCAGATGGAAATGAACATAAAATAAAAGATATAATTGAAAAACTTGCTGAAGAATTTTCACTGACGGAAGACGAGTTGGGAATTATGATTCCCAGTGGTACTCAAAGCGTTTTTTATAATCGTGTCGGATGGGCAAGAACATACTTAAAAAAAGCGAATCTTATAAATTCAGAAACAAAAGGTTCTATAAAAATTACTGAAAGAGGAAAACAAATTTTAAAAGAAAATCCTCAAAAGATTGACAATAAATTCCTAAAACAATTTGATGAATTCGTAGAGTTTAGAAACAAAGTAAATCCCAAAAAAGAAAAAATAGACTTTGAAACTGAATATATAAATCAAACTCCAGAAGAATTAATTGATGGTGCATTTCAAGATTTTCAAAAATCATTAGCAGAAGAGTTGCTTGAAAAAATCAGAAAAGTAAATCCATCTTTTTTTGAACGATTAGTTGTCGCTTTACTTGTAAAAATGGGATATGGCGGTTCAATAAAAGATGCGGGAAGAGCAGTTGGAAAATCGGGAGATGAAGGAATAGACGGTATAATAAAAGAAGATAAATTAGGTTTGGATGTAATTTATATCCAGGCAAAAAGATGGAAAGAAAATAATATAATAGGACGTCCCGAAATTCAAAAATTTGTCGGTGCATTGGCTGGGCAAGGTGCGAAGAAAGGAATTTTTATAACAGCTTCATCGTTTTCAAAAGAAGCACAGGAATATAAACCGATGAATGATACGAAAGTCATTTTAATAGATGGAATTGAACTTGCAAATTTAATGATAGAATATAATTTAGGTGTTGCTCCTTTACATAGTTACGAGTTAAAAAGGATCGATAGTGATTATTTTGAGGAAGAATAA
- a CDS encoding DUF6710 family protein, which yields MIIKKKAFYSSLRLYNEIKNYNVTELQNITSHLCDLVIYKYISSVLLNKEHCSMANLRMNQLFIDFCQFEKDYPFCKSVKTEIVEHEMNLNDSAVLSFPWKKGSVLWMLQEIPNSDFVWKEEVYHSITLVKPFNFYFVNSGNHSIAGGRIARKGTITCNDAIDYTNIIRTYDYDGKYFYNEINKRLNKPFLNEFGELFIIGKVLLEKTT from the coding sequence ATGATAATTAAGAAAAAAGCATTTTATTCATCTTTACGTTTATACAACGAAATAAAAAACTACAATGTAACTGAATTACAAAATATTACAAGTCATCTGTGTGATTTAGTAATTTATAAATATATAAGTTCAGTATTACTGAACAAAGAACATTGCTCAATGGCAAACTTACGAATGAATCAGTTATTTATTGATTTCTGTCAGTTTGAAAAGGACTATCCATTTTGTAAATCTGTTAAAACAGAAATTGTGGAACATGAAATGAATCTTAACGATTCCGCTGTTTTATCATTTCCATGGAAAAAGGGCAGTGTTCTTTGGATGTTGCAAGAAATCCCAAACTCTGACTTTGTATGGAAAGAAGAGGTTTATCATAGTATAACATTGGTAAAACCTTTTAATTTCTATTTTGTAAATAGTGGTAATCATTCTATAGCAGGTGGTCGAATAGCAAGAAAGGGAACCATAACATGTAATGACGCAATAGATTATACAAACATAATCAGGACTTATGATTATGATGGCAAGTATTTTTATAATGAAATAAATAAACGATTAAATAAACCTTTCCTAAATGAATTTGGAGAACTATTTATTATTGGAAAAGTTTTACTTGAGAAAACCACCTAA
- a CDS encoding DNA-methyltransferase translates to MQREEFMEWTKSIWTMNAESAKRVGHPAPFPIELPYRLIQLYSFKNDIVLDPFMGSGTTAIGALKSQRHYIGYEINNDYINLANERIYPYKIDN, encoded by the coding sequence ATACAGCGTGAAGAGTTTATGGAATGGACAAAGTCAATTTGGACAATGAATGCTGAAAGTGCAAAGAGGGTCGGACATCCGGCTCCTTTTCCGATCGAATTACCTTATAGATTGATTCAATTATATTCTTTTAAAAATGATATAGTTTTGGACCCTTTTATGGGCAGCGGAACAACTGCTATAGGAGCTTTAAAATCTCAACGGCATTATATAGGATATGAAATAAATAATGATTATATAAATTTAGCAAATGAAAGGATTTATCCATATAAAATTGATAATTAG
- a CDS encoding NusG domain II-containing protein — translation MKLLDVIFFIIIFFTASYFTLLIFKGKHTDSVLIKTQSKTYEIPLTKEQRIYKVQGALGITEIQIKDYKVKVLSSACPNKNCIRAGKSDLIICAPNKVMIQVLKDNSKKIIHRTKKTKEHFDAVTQ, via the coding sequence TTGAAGCTTTTGGATGTAATTTTTTTTATCATCATCTTTTTTACAGCGTCGTATTTTACGCTTTTAATTTTTAAGGGCAAGCACACTGATTCTGTTTTAATAAAAACTCAGTCAAAAACTTACGAAATTCCACTCACTAAAGAACAAAGAATATACAAAGTACAAGGCGCGTTGGGAATTACAGAAATTCAAATAAAAGATTACAAAGTCAAAGTTTTATCGTCTGCCTGCCCAAACAAAAACTGCATACGAGCAGGCAAAAGCGATTTGATAATCTGTGCTCCAAACAAAGTTATGATTCAAGTTTTAAAAGATAACTCAAAAAAAATAATTCACCGCACAAAAAAGACAAAGGAGCACTTTGATGCCGTTACTCAATAA
- a CDS encoding chromate transporter — MSEFLMNEIQSQTIPGLFCLAGLFFYIGLITIGGGQVGITIMQQMLVDNFPLLSEEKFFNMVAISESTPGPIGINMATYVGTELYGVFGGVITTFGQVLPSLITIILIVRFFGKFSEKKGVQAAFSTLRPAVSGVIAVAAARVLILAMVTILPSFNAFMISTWQGGITLSALNVVFYLLCLVLLFKTEFHPVFIVLAGAIYGVFFC; from the coding sequence ATGAGTGAATTTTTAATGAATGAAATACAAAGTCAAACGATTCCGGGGCTTTTTTGTCTTGCAGGGCTATTTTTTTACATTGGACTAATAACTATAGGCGGAGGGCAGGTTGGAATAACGATAATGCAGCAGATGCTTGTTGATAATTTTCCACTTTTGAGCGAAGAAAAATTTTTTAATATGGTTGCAATCTCTGAATCAACACCAGGGCCAATAGGCATAAATATGGCAACCTATGTGGGAACAGAATTGTACGGTGTTTTTGGAGGTGTAATTACAACTTTTGGTCAGGTTTTGCCTTCTCTCATAACTATAATTTTGATTGTGCGTTTTTTCGGTAAATTTTCAGAGAAAAAAGGTGTGCAGGCAGCATTTTCGACCTTGCGTCCAGCGGTTTCTGGAGTTATAGCGGTTGCAGCTGCAAGAGTTTTGATTTTAGCGATGGTTACAATTCTTCCTTCTTTTAATGCTTTTATGATTTCAACCTGGCAAGGCGGAATAACATTAAGCGCTTTAAATGTGGTTTTCTATCTTTTGTGCCTTGTTCTTCTCTTTAAGACAGAATTTCATCCTGTTTTTATAGTTTTAGCAGGCGCGATATACGGAGTTTTCTTTTGTTAA
- the sufC gene encoding Fe-S cluster assembly ATPase SufC, with the protein MNSLLQIKDLSVKIDKNQVLNGVNLEIGAGETHVLMGPNGAGKSTLGYAILGNPLYSVTSGSILFEGEDITSLSPDKRAAKGIFLSFQTPLEVPGISLESFIRNALQAQTGQRVKIFQFQKELKEKMALLNMDESYAKRDLNVGFSGGERKKSEILQLLMLKPKFAILDETDSGLDVDAVRTVSNGIEEYKRSQNGSLLIITHSTKILESLKVDRTHVLVKGKIVKDSDANLVKQINEKGFEAFSSFEKK; encoded by the coding sequence ATGAACAGCTTATTACAAATTAAAGATTTGTCGGTAAAAATAGATAAAAATCAAGTTTTGAACGGAGTAAACCTGGAAATTGGTGCAGGCGAAACTCATGTTCTTATGGGTCCCAATGGTGCTGGAAAATCCACTTTGGGATATGCAATTTTGGGAAATCCGCTTTATTCGGTTACAAGTGGAAGCATTTTATTTGAAGGCGAAGACATAACTTCTCTTTCTCCAGATAAAAGAGCGGCAAAAGGAATATTTTTGAGTTTCCAAACTCCGCTTGAAGTTCCAGGAATTTCTTTAGAAAGTTTTATCCGCAATGCATTGCAGGCACAAACTGGGCAAAGGGTTAAAATTTTTCAGTTCCAGAAGGAATTAAAAGAAAAGATGGCTCTTTTGAACATGGACGAAAGTTATGCAAAGCGCGATTTGAATGTTGGTTTTTCTGGCGGCGAAAGAAAGAAGAGTGAAATTCTTCAACTTTTGATGTTAAAACCTAAGTTTGCAATTTTAGATGAAACGGATTCTGGTCTTGATGTTGACGCAGTGCGCACTGTTTCTAACGGAATTGAGGAATACAAAAGATCGCAAAACGGCTCGCTTTTGATAATAACGCATTCGACTAAAATTCTGGAAAGTTTAAAAGTTGACAGAACTCATGTCCTTGTAAAAGGTAAAATTGTAAAGGACAGCGATGCAAATTTAGTTAAGCAGATAAATGAAAAAGGCTTTGAAGCATTTTCTTCATTTGAAAAAAAATAA
- a CDS encoding FAD:protein FMN transferase, with protein MDFSKMKFNEFLFIALALICFSFFSCTQKNDTLTFDAMDTLITIKSNGKNAKAANQKAKEEIERIENLISVTKENSTIKLLNDAKDFPHKLDGETYFLIDFALRIARQTGGALNPFLYPATKLWGFTTGNFKVPSQNEIDSVLKFIDFPKVKLQKHESGHFLTMQSGMQCDLGAVGKGYASDRAKQILKENGIESAVIDLGGNINLLGAKKTGGKIEDWKVGIKNPFFPQKNENLAIGFITANDKAIVTSGGYERFFTDDEGNTFIHIFDSKTAKPVENDIASVTVVAQSGLYADSLSTALFVLGKNDAENYWKAHRDFEYLIVFKDGSVFCSQGLKNDFTLLR; from the coding sequence ATGGATTTTTCAAAGATGAAATTTAATGAGTTTTTATTTATTGCACTCGCATTGATTTGTTTTTCATTTTTTTCCTGCACACAAAAGAACGACACTTTGACTTTTGATGCGATGGACACGCTCATAACGATAAAATCAAATGGAAAAAACGCAAAAGCGGCAAATCAAAAAGCGAAAGAAGAGATAGAGCGGATTGAAAATTTAATTTCTGTAACAAAAGAAAATTCCACAATAAAACTTTTAAACGACGCAAAAGATTTTCCGCACAAATTAGATGGCGAAACTTATTTTTTAATCGATTTTGCGTTACGAATTGCACGGCAAACTGGAGGTGCACTGAATCCGTTTTTGTATCCTGCAACTAAACTCTGGGGCTTTACAACGGGAAATTTTAAAGTTCCTTCCCAAAATGAAATCGATTCCGTCTTAAAATTTATAGATTTTCCAAAAGTAAAACTCCAAAAGCACGAAAGCGGACATTTTTTGACAATGCAAAGCGGAATGCAGTGCGACTTGGGTGCTGTTGGAAAAGGTTACGCTTCTGACAGAGCAAAGCAGATTTTAAAAGAGAATGGAATAGAATCTGCGGTTATAGATTTAGGAGGAAACATCAATCTTTTAGGTGCAAAAAAAACAGGTGGCAAAATTGAAGACTGGAAAGTCGGGATAAAAAATCCTTTCTTTCCGCAAAAAAACGAAAATCTTGCGATAGGCTTTATAACGGCAAACGATAAAGCGATTGTGACAAGTGGAGGATACGAAAGATTTTTTACAGATGACGAAGGAAACACCTTTATCCATATTTTTGATTCAAAAACTGCAAAACCAGTTGAAAACGACATTGCAAGCGTTACGGTTGTTGCTCAAAGCGGTTTGTATGCGGATTCGCTCAGCACAGCCTTGTTCGTTTTAGGAAAAAACGATGCCGAAAACTACTGGAAGGCTCATCGCGATTTTGAATATTTAATCGTTTTTAAAGATGGAAGTGTATTTTGCTCGCAGGGATTAAAAAATGATTTTACACTTCTTCGTTAA
- the deoD gene encoding purine-nucleoside phosphorylase → MSTHINAPQGAIAKNILLPGDPLRAKFIAENFLENPKLYNEVRGMLGFTGTYKGVPISVQGTGMGQPSLSIYVTELFKDYGVENAIRVGTCGAIQEDLELRDTIIVNSACSDSSLLNQRFENLHFAPTADFSLVKTADRIAQYMKIRYSVGSVASSDFFYDINSNWKTWAKYGVKGIEMESAELFTLAAQYKRRAMAIMTVSDHILKGTQTTAQERQTSFTNMMSLALQTIVEINR, encoded by the coding sequence ATGAGTACACATATAAATGCACCACAAGGCGCGATTGCAAAAAATATACTTCTTCCAGGGGATCCTTTAAGGGCAAAGTTTATAGCAGAAAATTTTCTTGAAAATCCAAAACTTTACAATGAAGTTCGTGGAATGTTAGGTTTTACTGGAACATACAAAGGTGTTCCAATAAGCGTGCAGGGAACAGGAATGGGGCAGCCTTCACTTTCTATCTATGTAACAGAGCTTTTTAAAGATTATGGAGTTGAAAACGCTATAAGGGTTGGGACTTGTGGAGCGATTCAGGAAGATCTGGAACTGCGTGATACGATAATAGTAAATTCCGCATGCTCGGATTCTTCCTTGTTAAATCAGAGATTTGAAAATCTTCATTTTGCACCAACTGCAGATTTTTCGCTTGTAAAAACGGCAGACCGAATTGCTCAATATATGAAGATAAGATATTCGGTTGGCTCTGTCGCATCTTCAGACTTTTTTTATGATATAAATTCCAACTGGAAAACCTGGGCAAAATACGGCGTTAAAGGAATCGAGATGGAAAGCGCAGAGCTTTTTACGCTCGCAGCCCAATACAAAAGGCGAGCAATGGCAATAATGACCGTAAGCGATCACATTCTAAAAGGAACTCAAACCACAGCACAAGAAAGGCAAACTTCTTTTACGAACATGATGAGCCTTGCACTCCAGACAATAGTGGAAATAAATCGATAA